From the Rissa tridactyla isolate bRisTri1 chromosome 20, bRisTri1.patW.cur.20221130, whole genome shotgun sequence genome, one window contains:
- the LOC128919595 gene encoding uncharacterized protein C2orf42 homolog produces the protein MELASVRTKVPSFLSDLGKATLRGIRKCPRCGTYNGTQGLICKNKTCGTIFRYGTRKQPNVDAIKIVSGSDLQIYSVQQRDRGPDYRCFVELGVLEMAIQTVDGTIITQPPAME, from the coding sequence atggaactggcatcggtgaggaccaaagtcccctccttcctgtcggacctggggaaggccacgctgcggggcatccggaaatgtccccgctgcggcacttacaatggcacccaaggcctcatctgcaagaacaagacctgcggcaccaTCTTCCGCTACGGCACCCGCAAGCAGCCCAACGTTGACGCCATCAAGATCGTCAGTGGCTCAGACTTACAGATTtattcagtgcagcagagggaccggggaccggattaccggtgctttgtggagctgggggtcttgGAGAtggccatccagacggtggacgggaccatcatcacgcagcccccagccatggaatga
- the LOC128919593 gene encoding LOW QUALITY PROTEIN: uncharacterized protein C2orf42-like (The sequence of the model RefSeq protein was modified relative to this genomic sequence to represent the inferred CDS: inserted 1 base in 1 codon; substituted 1 base at 1 genomic stop codon): protein MCRAQAPVIASIPTLPGFVFTSAWIVVPKASCPTKGIPFLGNKLVLCFQESILEKLPALTCSSGEASRGIPAIWTLSKLNLALQKSKIFASVLTFRAPGRIPDSTILRXLQPRLSLTEALRGRWAWFVSSTSSILVPAWQRITKNILVVNCKASQKHSLGNLPASXGQKMNSKMLTDHRFFCSCQAPKPGKGGPAEEEPPLLCCVHFLACLCAFTSDESLAQEFAKFLTCDASGLKGLSVLQLVGSPESPGQAGEVAAAKAKKRKKDVVPGAQVASPLLAQDLAHGNTRRSSLKKPAVASSLKKQGCNQLLDEAQVTLSFQDWLASVTERIHQTMHYQFEAFVCKDALPLGTFSEDKWHITNIKQIFYTPESNNTEVSIYTAKVS, encoded by the exons atgtgtagggctcaggctcctgtaatagcttctataccaactctccctgggtttgtgtttacgtcagcctggattgttgttcccaaggccagctgcccaacgaagggaattccctttcttgggaataaactggttttgtgcttccaggagagcattcttgaaaaactcccagcactcacttgctcctccggggaagcttcccgtggaatccctgccatctggactctcagcaagctgaaccttgctcttcaaaaatctaaaatctttgcctcagtgctaaccttcagggcgcccggcaggatcccagactccacaatactgagatgactgcagccgaggctgtcactaactgaggcgctacgaggcaggtgggcttggtttgtgagtagcacgtccagcatcctcgttcctgcttggcaGCGCATCACCAAGAACATCCTGGTGGTGAATTGCAAGGCCAGCCAGAAGCACAGCCTCGGCAACCTGCCCGCCT TTGGCCAGAAGATGAATTCCAAGATGCTGACGGACCACAGGTtcttctgctcctgccaggctccGAAGCCCGGCAAGGGTGGCCCAGCTGAGGAGGAGCCACCATTGCTGTGCTGTGTTCACTTCTTGGCCTGCCTCTGCGCCTTCACCAGCGATGAGAGCCTGGCACAGGAGTTCGCCAAATTCCTCACCTGCGATGCCAGCG GGCTGAAAGGTCTGTCGGTCCTGCAGTTGGTGGGCAGCCCCGAGTCCCCGGGGCAGGccggggaggtggctgctgccaaggccaagaagaggaaaaaggatgtCGTGCCGG GGGCACAGGTGGCCAGCCCCCTCCTGGCGCAAGACCTGGCTCATGGCAACACCAGGAGAAGCAGCCTGAAGAAGCCTGCTGTCGCCTCTTCGCTGAAGAAACAAG GCTGtaaccagctgctggacgaggcgcAGGTGACCCTCTCCTTCCAGGACTGGCTGGCCAGCGTCACCGAACGCATCCACCAAACCATGCATTACCAGTTTGAGG cTTTTGTCTGCAAGGATGCCCTCCCCCTGGGCACCTTCTCCGAGGACAAGTGGCACATCACCAACATCAAGCAGATCTTCTACACGCCTGAg tCGAACAATACAGAAGTATCCATATACACAGCAAAGGTCTCCTAA
- the MXD1 gene encoding max dimerization protein 1 isoform X3, with amino-acid sequence MEKNRRAHLRLCLEKLKGLVPLGPEASRHTTLSLLTKAKLHIKKLEDYDRKAVHQIDQLQREQRHLKRQLEKLGIERIRMDSIGSTVSSERSDSDREEIDVDVESTDDLPADLDWSSSSLSDSDERGSLQSICSDEGYSSSGVKRVKLQSNHKPSLDLRRSFPPPWQTSPSIPVGTR; translated from the exons ATGGAAAAGAATAG GCGTGCCCATCTACGGCTGTGTTTGGAGAAGCTGAAAGGGCTCGTACCGCTCGGACCCGAAGCCAGCAGACACACCACCCTGAGTTTACTAACGAAAGCCAAATTGCACATCAAG AAGCTTGAAGACTATGACAGGAAAGCCGTACACCAAATAGACCAGCTGCAGCGGGAGCAGCGGCACCTGAAaaggcagctggagaagctggGGATAGAGAGGATAAGGATGGACAGTATTGGATCCACTGTTTCTTCAGAGCGCTCAGACTCGGATAGAG AAGAGATAGATGTGGACGTGGAGAGCACGGATGACCTTCCCGCGGACCTCgactggagcagcagcagcctgagcgACTCGGACGAAAGAGGGAGCCTGCAGAGCATATGTAGCGACGAGGGTTATTCCAGCTCCGGCGTGAAGAGAGTGAAGTTGCAGAGcaatcacaagccttctctcgaCCT GCGAAGGTCCTTTCCGCCCCCTTGGCAAACCTCTCCCTCGATCCCTGTCGGCACGCGGTGA